In a genomic window of Mycolicibacter heraklionensis:
- a CDS encoding RES family NAD+ phosphorylase, with translation MPELPAGYRAPLPDARPGGLRRRRIVAGTQLWRLDAQHPDQWTWDGFAQPRYRFDPPSATFRTRYAATDLVGAFRERYRLTGLMIPGDHARHHLVRLSAARHLRVLDLRTERNLDALGIDDQISTGQHDAVWATCQNLADAVRRWWPEPDECPDAIVYRSRTTPETSVNYAFFDATAFAVESWPLAERLDVTADLVLRHGFTVTY, from the coding sequence GTGCCTGAGCTTCCCGCCGGTTATCGGGCGCCGCTGCCCGACGCCCGGCCCGGTGGGCTGCGCCGCCGCCGGATCGTCGCCGGGACACAGCTGTGGCGCCTCGACGCCCAGCATCCCGACCAGTGGACCTGGGACGGTTTCGCCCAACCGCGCTACCGCTTCGATCCGCCGTCGGCTACGTTCCGCACCCGTTACGCGGCAACCGATCTCGTCGGCGCGTTCCGGGAGCGCTACCGGCTCACCGGTCTGATGATCCCCGGCGACCACGCCCGCCACCACCTGGTGCGACTGTCCGCCGCCAGGCACCTACGGGTGCTCGATCTGCGCACCGAACGCAACCTGGACGCACTCGGCATCGACGACCAGATCAGCACCGGCCAGCACGACGCGGTGTGGGCCACCTGCCAAAACCTGGCGGACGCCGTGCGGCGCTGGTGGCCCGAGCCCGACGAGTGCCCGGACGCGATCGTCTACCGCTCACGCACCACCCCGGAGACCTCGGTCAACTATGCGTTCTTCGACGCCACGGCATTCGCCGTCGAGTCCTGGCCCCTCGCCGAACGCCTGGACGTGACCGCGGATCTGGTGCTGCGGCACGGGTTCACCGT
- a CDS encoding cytochrome c biogenesis CcdA family protein: MIDTASLSFALGAGLVAALNPCGFAFLPGYLGLVIAASRDTSRPVALARAAAATVVMATGFLTVFGIFGLAVSPLIASAQKYLPFATVVIGVALLALGAWLLAGREFPLLLPGTAGGTPTARLGSMYGYGVGYAVASLSCTIAPFLAVISTTFRQGSASAGVLAFIAYAAGMSITVGVAALAVALAGASATSALRRVLPHVGRIAGVIVLLTGLYVSYYGYYEIRLYFAGADADDPVIAAAGAVQSWLADRVDALGVWPLLGAIVALAAVALGWRRRARRAGPDSR; the protein is encoded by the coding sequence GTGATCGACACCGCCTCCCTCAGTTTCGCCCTGGGCGCCGGGCTGGTCGCGGCGTTGAACCCGTGCGGGTTCGCGTTTCTGCCCGGTTATCTGGGTCTGGTGATCGCCGCCAGCCGAGACACCTCACGCCCGGTCGCACTGGCTCGGGCGGCGGCGGCGACGGTGGTGATGGCGACCGGATTCCTCACGGTGTTCGGGATCTTCGGGCTGGCCGTCTCGCCGTTGATCGCGTCGGCGCAGAAGTATCTGCCGTTCGCCACCGTGGTGATCGGCGTGGCACTGCTGGCTCTGGGCGCCTGGCTGTTGGCCGGCCGCGAGTTCCCACTGCTGTTGCCCGGCACAGCGGGCGGCACGCCGACGGCGCGCTTGGGGTCGATGTACGGCTACGGCGTCGGCTACGCCGTGGCGTCACTGTCCTGCACGATCGCACCGTTTCTGGCGGTGATCAGCACGACGTTCCGGCAGGGGTCGGCGTCGGCCGGCGTGCTGGCGTTCATCGCCTACGCCGCGGGCATGAGCATCACCGTCGGCGTCGCGGCGCTGGCGGTGGCTTTGGCGGGGGCATCGGCGACCTCGGCGCTGCGGCGGGTGCTGCCGCACGTGGGCCGGATCGCCGGGGTGATCGTGCTGCTGACCGGGTTGTATGTCAGCTATTACGGCTACTACGAGATCCGGTTGTACTTCGCCGGGGCCGACGCCGACGATCCGGTGATCGCGGCGGCGGGTGCGGTGCAGTCCTGGTTGGCCGATCGGGTCGACGCGCTGGGCGTCTGGCCGTTGCTGGGCGCGATCGTCGCACTGGCGGCCGTTGCGCTGGGCTGGCGCAGGCGAGCACGCCGGGCCGGGCCCGACTCCCGATAA
- a CDS encoding redoxin domain-containing protein, producing the protein MPHDMASGRRRSAVLLMAVAAIAVLIFGCGSQTRAENTQLDFAAQTLDGRPFSGASLVGRPAVLWFWAPWCPLCQRDAPMVARLAATHPKVTFVGVGAQDRLDALRAFAARYGVDEFTELADTDAAVWARFGVTRQPAYAFIKPDGRAEVVTGSLSEDELTRRLQVLTGS; encoded by the coding sequence ATGCCGCATGATATGGCCTCTGGGCGTCGCCGATCGGCCGTACTGCTCATGGCTGTGGCTGCGATAGCGGTGCTGATCTTCGGCTGCGGTTCGCAGACCCGGGCCGAGAACACTCAACTCGATTTCGCCGCCCAAACCCTCGACGGCCGACCGTTTTCCGGTGCGAGCCTGGTCGGCAGGCCGGCCGTGCTGTGGTTCTGGGCGCCGTGGTGTCCGCTCTGCCAACGGGATGCACCGATGGTCGCCCGGCTGGCCGCCACCCACCCCAAGGTGACGTTCGTCGGGGTGGGCGCGCAGGACCGGCTGGACGCGTTGCGCGCGTTCGCGGCCAGGTACGGCGTCGACGAATTCACCGAGCTGGCCGACACCGACGCCGCGGTGTGGGCCCGGTTCGGGGTGACTCGCCAGCCCGCCTATGCCTTCATCAAGCCGGATGGACGGGCCGAGGTGGTGACGGGCTCGCTGTCCGAAGACGAGCTGACCAGGCGCCTGCAGGTCCTGACGGGTTCGTGA
- a CDS encoding SRPBCC family protein, with protein MARGRLEHTADIAAPPDTVAAFLADLVNYEALHPMLVNVRRIPGGTDGVTRYLAPHRMRLYGIPIRFTCRVDLRTPAPDEIRTHTLQRPGIEMWSTVTVRPHADGTRLHEQVDISAPKMLMKTVLRDGGSSHAAMWDNLRRYFEE; from the coding sequence ATGGCACGCGGACGCCTGGAGCACACCGCCGACATTGCTGCGCCGCCGGACACCGTTGCGGCGTTTCTGGCCGACCTGGTCAACTACGAAGCCCTGCACCCGATGCTGGTGAACGTGCGGCGGATCCCCGGCGGCACCGACGGTGTCACCCGATACCTGGCCCCGCATCGCATGCGCCTGTACGGAATACCGATCCGGTTCACCTGCAGGGTGGACCTGCGAACTCCGGCGCCCGACGAAATCCGGACCCACACCCTGCAGCGGCCCGGTATCGAGATGTGGTCGACCGTGACGGTTCGCCCCCACGCCGACGGAACCCGACTGCACGAACAGGTCGACATCAGTGCCCCAAAGATGTTGATGAAGACCGTGCTGCGTGACGGCGGTAGCTCGCACGCCGCGATGTGGGACAACCTGCGTCGCTATTTCGAAGAGTGA
- the cynS gene encoding cyanase, with protein sequence MLEAMNRSQITEQIIAARLAKGLTWQELADAIGKPVVWTTSALLGQHPIPAELGAILAGLLGLDPAVVPVLAAVPMRGGLTAPPTDPTIYRLYEAVGVYGPAIKELIHEQFGDGIMSAINFSMDVERKPHPGGDRVVITFDGKFLPYEWNSAD encoded by the coding sequence ATGCTGGAAGCCATGAACCGAAGCCAGATCACCGAGCAGATCATCGCCGCCCGCCTCGCCAAGGGGCTGACCTGGCAGGAACTGGCCGACGCGATCGGCAAGCCGGTCGTGTGGACCACCTCGGCACTGCTGGGCCAGCATCCGATTCCCGCCGAGCTGGGCGCGATCCTGGCGGGCCTGCTGGGTCTGGACCCGGCGGTGGTGCCGGTGCTGGCCGCGGTACCGATGCGCGGCGGACTCACCGCACCGCCCACCGACCCGACCATCTACCGGCTCTACGAGGCGGTCGGCGTATACGGCCCGGCCATCAAGGAACTGATCCACGAGCAGTTCGGCGACGGCATCATGAGCGCGATCAATTTCAGCATGGATGTCGAGCGCAAGCCGCATCCGGGCGGTGACCGGGTAGTGATCACCTTCGACGGTAAATTCCTTCCCTACGAATGGAATTCAGCGGACTGA
- a CDS encoding patatin-like phospholipase family protein yields MATRRARDTQPLTADLVLSGGGVRFVGLVGAVVALMDAGYSVQRISGVSGGSVVGTILAAAAQGDQLTAAQVKDLALSVPLRTWRDAGPIPLVGPVWGFLRDSALYRGDVAHEWIRSELANLGVRTWGDLTYDADNLLAERRYRAVVTVTDVTTGQLVRLPWDYRRVYGLDPDEQSVADAVRASMAVPFFYRPVTLTSARGLRSTLVDGGVLSNFPIYTFDRLDGRPPLWPTFGVTVVPEVSDGIDAMVPVLRPLRLFGQSLLLENLISTMLIGHDQTYLNQPWVSVRAIKVNSTDVSVLDFDISRDRLEKLYDNGYAAAKEFLSTWDWPAYLQQFRASHYPGKGPAGAD; encoded by the coding sequence ATGGCCACACGTCGAGCCCGGGACACCCAGCCGCTGACCGCCGATCTGGTGCTGTCCGGCGGGGGAGTGCGCTTCGTGGGACTGGTGGGAGCGGTGGTCGCGTTGATGGACGCCGGCTACTCGGTGCAGCGCATCTCCGGAGTGTCCGGCGGCTCAGTGGTGGGCACGATCCTGGCGGCCGCCGCCCAGGGCGACCAGCTGACCGCGGCGCAGGTCAAAGACCTGGCACTGTCGGTACCGCTGCGCACCTGGCGCGACGCGGGGCCGATCCCGCTGGTGGGGCCGGTGTGGGGATTCCTGCGCGACAGCGCCCTCTACCGCGGCGACGTCGCCCACGAGTGGATCCGCAGTGAGCTGGCGAACCTGGGGGTGCGCACCTGGGGTGACCTGACCTACGACGCCGACAACCTGCTGGCCGAGCGGCGCTACCGCGCCGTGGTCACCGTGACCGACGTGACGACCGGGCAGCTGGTCCGCCTGCCATGGGACTACCGGCGGGTGTACGGCCTCGATCCCGACGAGCAGTCCGTCGCCGACGCGGTGCGCGCCTCGATGGCCGTCCCGTTCTTCTACCGCCCGGTGACGCTCACCAGCGCCCGCGGGCTGCGATCCACCCTGGTCGACGGCGGCGTGTTGTCGAACTTCCCGATCTACACCTTCGACCGGCTCGACGGCCGGCCACCACTGTGGCCCACGTTCGGCGTCACGGTGGTTCCGGAGGTGTCCGATGGCATCGACGCCATGGTTCCGGTGCTGCGGCCGCTGCGGCTGTTCGGACAATCACTGCTGCTGGAGAACCTGATCAGCACCATGTTGATCGGCCACGACCAGACCTACCTGAACCAGCCGTGGGTCAGTGTGCGGGCCATCAAGGTCAACTCCACCGATGTCAGCGTGCTGGACTTCGACATCTCCCGTGACCGGCTCGAAAAGCTCTACGACAACGGCTACGCCGCGGCGAAGGAGTTCCTGTCGACCTGGGACTGGCCGGCCTACCTGCAGCAGTTCCGGGCATCGCACTACCCAGGCAAGGGGCCAGCCGGAGCCGACTGA
- a CDS encoding MBL fold metallo-hydrolase produces MPESDRLYFRQLLSGRDFAAGDPMAAQMRNFAYLIGDRQTGDAVVVDPAYAAGDLLDALEADGMHLSGVLVTHHHPDHVGGKMMGFELKGLAELLERVSVPVHVNAHEAQWVSRVTEIPMTDLTAHDHGDRVSVGDIDIELLHTPGHTPGSQCFLLDGRLVAGDTLFLDGCGRTDFPGGDSDEMYRSLQQLAALPGDPTVFPGHWYSADTSAALSEVKRSNYVFSAGSLDRWRMLMGG; encoded by the coding sequence GTGCCCGAATCCGACCGGCTGTATTTCCGCCAGCTGCTCTCCGGACGCGATTTCGCGGCCGGCGACCCGATGGCCGCCCAGATGCGCAACTTCGCCTACCTGATCGGCGACCGGCAGACCGGCGACGCCGTGGTGGTCGACCCGGCCTATGCCGCAGGTGATCTGCTCGACGCGCTCGAGGCCGACGGTATGCACCTGTCCGGCGTGCTGGTCACCCATCACCACCCCGATCACGTCGGCGGCAAGATGATGGGCTTCGAGCTCAAAGGGCTGGCCGAGCTGCTGGAGCGAGTCAGCGTTCCGGTGCACGTGAATGCCCATGAAGCACAGTGGGTTTCGCGGGTGACTGAAATTCCGATGACCGACCTGACCGCGCATGATCACGGCGACAGGGTCAGCGTCGGCGACATCGACATCGAGCTGCTGCATACGCCCGGTCACACGCCGGGCAGCCAGTGCTTCCTGCTGGACGGTCGGCTGGTCGCCGGCGACACGTTGTTCCTGGATGGCTGCGGCCGAACCGACTTCCCGGGCGGGGACTCCGACGAGATGTACCGCAGCCTGCAGCAGTTGGCGGCACTGCCGGGCGACCCGACGGTGTTCCCCGGTCACTGGTATTCGGCCGACACGAGCGCGGCGCTTTCCGAAGTCAAGCGGTCCAACTATGTATTCAGCGCCGGAAGCCTGGACCGGTGGCGCATGCTGATGGGCGGATGA
- the rpmG gene encoding 50S ribosomal protein L33, translating into MASSTDVRPKITLACEVCKHRNYITKKNRRNDPDRLELKKFCPNCGKHESHRESR; encoded by the coding sequence GTGGCCTCCAGTACTGATGTGCGGCCGAAGATCACCTTGGCCTGTGAGGTGTGCAAGCACCGCAACTACATCACCAAGAAGAACCGCCGTAACGACCCCGACCGGCTGGAGCTGAAGAAATTCTGCCCCAACTGCGGCAAGCACGAGTCGCACCGCGAATCTCGCTAA
- the hadA gene encoding (3R)-hydroxyacyl-ACP dehydratase subunit HadA — MSLADRLAGAQYRYPDYYEVEREKIREYARAVKAVDPASLDLRAAADLGYDGLVASLTFISVFGHMAISGFFDHCGVTTDDAQIVQVDQKIEYYRAIKEGDRLYCDVSVESVRRAHGTDIIVTQQVVTNHAGEIVQKTYTTLAGRAGEGDKGFTDGVA, encoded by the coding sequence GTGTCGTTGGCAGATCGTCTCGCCGGGGCGCAGTATCGCTATCCCGACTACTACGAGGTCGAGCGGGAGAAGATCCGCGAGTACGCGCGCGCAGTCAAGGCGGTGGACCCGGCCAGCCTCGACCTGCGCGCGGCAGCTGACCTCGGCTACGACGGGCTGGTGGCCTCGCTGACCTTCATCTCGGTGTTCGGGCACATGGCGATTTCGGGTTTCTTCGACCATTGCGGGGTCACCACCGACGACGCTCAGATCGTCCAGGTCGACCAGAAGATCGAGTATTACCGGGCGATCAAGGAAGGCGACCGGCTGTACTGTGACGTGTCGGTCGAATCCGTTCGCCGCGCACACGGCACCGACATCATCGTGACCCAACAGGTGGTCACCAACCACGCCGGCGAAATCGTGCAGAAGACATATACGACGTTGGCGGGTCGCGCCGGCGAGGGAGACAAGGGTTTCACCGATGGCGTTGCGTGA
- the hadB gene encoding (3R)-hydroxyacyl-ACP dehydratase subunit HadB yields the protein MALREFSSVKVGDQLPERVIPLSRQDLVNYAGVSGDLNPIHWDDEIAQQVGLDTAIAHGMLTMGLGGGYVTSWVGDPGAVTEYNVRFTSVVPVPNDGKGAEITFSGRVKSVDPESKTVTIALTATTGGKKIFGRAVASAKLA from the coding sequence ATGGCGTTGCGTGAGTTCAGTTCGGTCAAGGTCGGCGATCAGCTGCCCGAGCGGGTCATCCCGCTGTCGCGGCAGGACCTGGTCAACTACGCCGGTGTGTCCGGCGACCTCAACCCGATCCACTGGGACGACGAGATCGCCCAGCAGGTGGGCCTGGACACCGCTATCGCCCACGGCATGCTGACCATGGGTCTCGGCGGTGGTTACGTCACGTCCTGGGTGGGTGACCCGGGCGCGGTGACCGAGTACAACGTGCGTTTCACCTCCGTGGTGCCGGTGCCCAACGACGGCAAGGGCGCTGAGATCACCTTCAGTGGCCGGGTGAAGTCCGTCGACCCCGAATCGAAGACGGTGACCATTGCGCTCACCGCCACCACCGGTGGCAAGAAGATCTTCGGGCGGGCGGTCGCTTCGGCCAAGCTGGCGTAG
- the hadC gene encoding (3R)-hydroxyacyl-ACP dehydratase subunit HadC gives MAIKTDIRGMIWRYPESFVVGREKIREFARAIKAEDPAYFDEAEAAKLGHDALLAPLTFVAILAKLVQSDFFRHVDTGYTTMQMVQVDQGFTYLKPIKAGDTLYARMEIASVNERFGADIVTTRNILTNQDGDVVLEAFTTMMGHEGDDSVNLRWDAESGQVVRTA, from the coding sequence ATGGCGATCAAAACCGATATCCGGGGCATGATCTGGCGTTACCCGGAGTCGTTCGTGGTGGGCCGCGAGAAGATCCGCGAGTTCGCCCGGGCCATCAAGGCCGAGGACCCGGCCTATTTCGATGAGGCAGAGGCGGCCAAACTGGGCCACGACGCGCTGCTGGCGCCGCTCACCTTTGTGGCGATCCTGGCCAAGCTGGTGCAGTCCGACTTCTTCCGGCACGTTGACACCGGCTACACCACCATGCAGATGGTCCAGGTCGACCAGGGCTTCACCTACCTCAAGCCGATCAAGGCCGGCGACACGCTCTACGCCCGGATGGAGATCGCCTCGGTCAACGAGCGTTTCGGTGCTGACATCGTCACGACCCGCAACATCTTGACCAACCAGGACGGCGACGTGGTGCTCGAGGCGTTCACCACGATGATGGGCCACGAAGGAGACGATTCGGTCAACCTCAGGTGGGACGCCGAATCGGGTCAGGTCGTCCGAACAGCCTGA
- the secE gene encoding preprotein translocase subunit SecE has protein sequence MTDELDRPDAAADGDSDAESGRSSRTAVVSRQVGDPLRPTGKRSRRRGAGDEDSTAIELDAEDAADAAKAKKKAKKKAEGPSRNPFVFVLNFLKQVVGELRKVIWPNRKQMVTYTAVVLAFLVFMVALVAGADFGFARLVLLVFGE, from the coding sequence GTGACCGACGAGCTCGACCGTCCCGACGCCGCAGCCGACGGCGACAGCGATGCCGAATCCGGCCGCAGCAGTCGCACGGCCGTGGTGAGCAGGCAGGTCGGCGACCCGCTGCGGCCCACCGGCAAGCGTTCGCGGCGTCGTGGTGCAGGCGACGAGGACTCGACTGCCATCGAATTGGACGCCGAAGACGCCGCGGACGCTGCGAAGGCCAAGAAGAAGGCCAAGAAGAAGGCTGAAGGGCCCTCGCGCAACCCGTTCGTCTTCGTACTGAACTTCCTCAAGCAGGTCGTCGGCGAACTTCGCAAGGTGATCTGGCCGAACCGCAAGCAGATGGTCACCTACACCGCAGTGGTGCTGGCGTTCCTGGTCTTCATGGTGGCATTGGTCGCCGGGGCAGACTTCGGATTCGCCCGGCTGGTGCTGCTGGTGTTCGGCGAGTGA
- the nusG gene encoding transcription termination/antitermination protein NusG, which produces MTTFDGDTPAGEPVDVAEAAEVPAEDSAVEATESAEAEATEAPEAAQEEPAEELDPAVALKAELRSKPGDWYVIHSYAGYENKVKANLETRVQNLDVGDYIFQVEVPTEEVTEIKNGQRKQVNRKVLPGYILVRMDLTDDSWSAVRNTPGVTGFVGATSRPTSLPLDDVVKFLLPQGAAKKQARGTASTAAAASEGGLERPVIEVDYEVGESVTVMDGPFATLPASISEVNAEQQKLKVLVSIFGRETPVELAFNQVSKI; this is translated from the coding sequence GTGACTACCTTCGACGGCGACACGCCCGCGGGCGAGCCGGTCGACGTGGCGGAGGCCGCTGAGGTTCCCGCTGAGGACTCCGCGGTGGAGGCCACCGAGTCCGCCGAGGCTGAGGCCACTGAAGCCCCTGAGGCGGCCCAGGAGGAGCCGGCCGAGGAACTCGACCCCGCGGTGGCGCTGAAAGCCGAACTGCGCTCCAAGCCGGGCGACTGGTACGTCATCCACTCCTACGCCGGTTACGAGAACAAGGTGAAAGCCAACCTCGAGACCCGCGTGCAGAACCTCGACGTCGGCGACTACATCTTCCAGGTGGAAGTGCCCACCGAAGAGGTCACCGAGATCAAGAACGGCCAGCGCAAGCAGGTCAACCGCAAGGTGCTGCCGGGCTACATCCTGGTTCGGATGGACCTCACCGACGACTCCTGGTCGGCGGTGCGCAACACCCCCGGCGTCACCGGGTTCGTCGGCGCCACTTCGCGGCCGACCTCCCTGCCGCTGGACGACGTGGTCAAGTTCCTGCTGCCGCAGGGTGCGGCCAAGAAGCAGGCGCGTGGCACGGCGAGCACCGCCGCGGCGGCCTCCGAGGGCGGTCTGGAGCGGCCGGTCATCGAGGTCGACTACGAGGTCGGCGAGTCGGTCACCGTCATGGACGGTCCGTTCGCCACGCTGCCCGCCTCGATCAGCGAGGTCAACGCCGAGCAGCAGAAGCTCAAGGTGCTGGTGTCGATCTTCGGTCGCGAGACACCAGTGGAACTGGCCTTTAACCAGGTCTCCAAGATTTAG
- the rplK gene encoding 50S ribosomal protein L11 → MAPKKKVAGLIKLQIKAGEANPAPPVGPALGQHGVNIMEFCKAYNAATESQRGNVIPVEITVYEDRSFTFALKTPPAARLLLKAAGIAKGSAEPHKTKVAKVTWDQVREIAETKKADLNANDIEAGAKIIAGTARSMGITVE, encoded by the coding sequence ATGGCCCCGAAGAAGAAGGTCGCCGGGCTGATCAAGCTCCAGATCAAGGCCGGCGAGGCCAACCCAGCGCCGCCGGTCGGCCCCGCGCTCGGTCAGCACGGCGTGAACATCATGGAGTTCTGCAAGGCGTACAACGCCGCGACGGAAAGCCAGCGCGGCAACGTCATCCCCGTGGAGATCACCGTCTACGAGGACCGCAGCTTCACCTTTGCGCTCAAGACCCCGCCCGCGGCGCGGCTGCTGCTCAAGGCCGCCGGTATCGCCAAGGGTTCGGCCGAGCCGCACAAGACCAAGGTCGCCAAGGTGACCTGGGACCAGGTGCGCGAGATCGCCGAGACCAAGAAGGCCGACCTCAACGCCAACGACATCGAGGCCGGAGCCAAGATCATCGCCGGTACCGCCCGCTCCATGGGAATCACCGTCGAGTAG
- the rplA gene encoding 50S ribosomal protein L1 — MSKTSKAYRAAAEKVDRDNLYSPLQAAKLAKETSSTKQDATVEVAIRLGVDPRKADQMVRGTVNLPHGTGKTARVAVFAVGEKAEQAIAAGADVVGSDDLIEEIQGGFLDFDAAIATPDQMAKVGRIARVLGPRGLMPNPKTGTVTPDVAKAVSDIKGGKINFRVDKQANLHFVIGKASFEEAKLAENYGAALDEVLRLKPSSSKGRYLKKVTISTTTGPGIPVDPTVTRNFAAE; from the coding sequence ATGAGCAAGACCAGCAAGGCCTACCGCGCCGCCGCCGAGAAGGTGGACCGCGACAACCTCTACAGCCCGCTGCAGGCGGCCAAACTCGCCAAGGAGACGTCCTCGACCAAGCAGGACGCCACCGTCGAGGTCGCCATCCGGCTCGGTGTCGACCCGCGCAAGGCCGACCAGATGGTCCGCGGCACCGTCAACCTGCCCCACGGCACCGGTAAGACCGCCCGCGTGGCGGTATTCGCGGTCGGCGAGAAGGCCGAGCAGGCCATCGCCGCCGGCGCCGACGTGGTCGGCAGCGACGACCTGATCGAGGAGATCCAGGGTGGTTTCCTCGACTTCGACGCCGCGATCGCCACCCCCGACCAGATGGCCAAGGTGGGCCGCATCGCTCGGGTCCTGGGTCCGCGTGGCCTGATGCCCAACCCCAAGACCGGCACCGTCACCCCCGACGTCGCCAAGGCCGTCTCCGACATCAAGGGCGGCAAGATCAACTTCCGTGTCGACAAGCAGGCCAACCTGCACTTCGTCATCGGCAAGGCGTCGTTCGAAGAGGCAAAGCTGGCGGAGAACTACGGCGCCGCCCTCGACGAGGTGCTGCGGCTCAAGCCGTCGTCGTCCAAGGGCCGTTACCTCAAGAAGGTCACCATTTCGACGACGACCGGCCCCGGCATTCCGGTGGACCCGACCGTCACCCGCAACTTCGCGGCCGAATAG
- a CDS encoding cyclopropane mycolic acid synthase family methyltransferase has translation MVDKATRTSGMRPKFENIQAHYDLSDDFFALFQDPSRTYSCAYFEPPDISLEEAQVAKLDLNLDKLDLRPGMTLLDIGCGWGATMKRAVEKYDVNVIGLTLSKNQHAYSQELLDAIDTDRSRRVLLQGWEEFHEPVDRIVSIEAFEHFGFENYDDFFKNCYEIMPADGRMAIQSSVSFHPYELNARGKKLTFETARFIKFILTEIFPGGRLPTTQMMVDHGEKAGFTVPEALSLRPHYIKTLKIWGDALEAHHDEAVAIQSEEVYERYMKYLRGCEYYFTDESLDVSLVTYVKQAA, from the coding sequence ATGGTGGACAAAGCGACACGCACCTCGGGGATGCGTCCGAAATTCGAGAATATCCAGGCCCACTACGACCTGTCCGATGACTTCTTCGCACTGTTCCAGGACCCCAGCCGGACGTACAGCTGTGCGTACTTCGAGCCGCCGGACATCAGTCTGGAGGAGGCCCAGGTCGCCAAGCTCGACCTGAACCTGGACAAGCTGGACCTGCGGCCGGGGATGACTCTGCTGGACATCGGTTGCGGCTGGGGCGCGACCATGAAGCGCGCCGTGGAGAAGTACGACGTCAACGTGATCGGCCTGACCTTGTCGAAGAACCAGCACGCCTACTCCCAGGAGCTGCTGGATGCCATCGACACCGACCGGTCACGGCGGGTCCTGCTGCAGGGCTGGGAAGAGTTTCACGAGCCGGTGGACCGGATCGTCTCGATCGAGGCTTTCGAGCACTTCGGCTTCGAGAACTACGACGACTTCTTCAAGAACTGCTACGAGATCATGCCGGCCGACGGCCGGATGGCCATCCAGAGCAGCGTCAGCTTCCACCCTTATGAGCTCAACGCGCGCGGCAAGAAGCTGACGTTCGAGACCGCGCGGTTCATCAAGTTCATCCTCACCGAGATCTTCCCGGGCGGCCGACTGCCGACCACCCAGATGATGGTCGACCACGGCGAGAAGGCCGGTTTCACTGTGCCCGAAGCGCTTTCGCTGCGGCCGCACTACATCAAGACCCTCAAGATCTGGGGCGACGCCCTGGAAGCTCACCACGACGAGGCCGTCGCGATCCAGTCCGAAGAGGTCTACGAGCGTTACATGAAATACCTGCGCGGCTGCGAGTACTACTTCACCGACGAGAGCCTGGACGTCAGTCTGGTCACCTACGTCAAGCAAGCCGCCTGA